Proteins from a genomic interval of Kitasatospora herbaricolor:
- a CDS encoding carbohydrate ABC transporter permease, with amino-acid sequence MHPAPTTPTTAAPVRSHEERTGPAPAPSGPTPAPAPRGRAVDWRRWTPLGFLLPFGTLFLITFVAPICYALHQSLFKLHRSGLGLTPPSTVFTGLSNYADALADGAFTSSVVRVLLIGAVQVPLMLGLALLLALLLDARRTPGKRFFRLAFFLPYAIPGVIGGLMWSFLYQPDVSPIADALAGIGLHVDFTSDSWLPWSVGNILTWGWTGYNMIVIHSALKAIPDELTEAAALDGCTGWRLAWHVKIPLVRPALLMTTVFSIIGTAQLYNEPVVMKAVAPNLSSSWTPIMAAQNEVAANNYHAAATRSVLLALVIFVLSFGFMRFVNKRGAAL; translated from the coding sequence ATGCACCCCGCACCCACCACCCCCACCACCGCGGCCCCGGTGCGCTCCCACGAGGAGCGCACCGGGCCCGCCCCGGCACCGTCCGGCCCGACGCCAGCCCCCGCCCCACGGGGGCGCGCCGTCGACTGGCGTCGCTGGACACCGCTGGGCTTCCTGCTCCCCTTCGGCACCCTGTTCCTGATCACCTTCGTCGCGCCGATCTGCTACGCCCTGCATCAGAGCCTGTTCAAGTTGCACCGCTCGGGTCTGGGGCTCACCCCGCCGTCGACGGTGTTCACCGGGTTGTCGAACTACGCGGACGCGCTGGCGGACGGGGCGTTCACGTCCTCGGTGGTGCGGGTGCTGCTGATCGGTGCCGTCCAGGTGCCGCTGATGCTGGGCCTGGCGCTGCTGCTGGCGTTGCTGCTGGATGCGCGCCGCACGCCCGGCAAACGGTTCTTCCGGCTGGCGTTCTTCCTGCCGTACGCGATCCCGGGTGTGATCGGCGGGCTGATGTGGTCCTTCCTCTACCAGCCGGACGTCAGCCCGATCGCCGACGCGCTGGCCGGCATCGGCCTGCACGTCGACTTCACCTCGGACAGCTGGCTGCCCTGGTCGGTCGGCAACATCCTCACCTGGGGCTGGACCGGCTACAACATGATCGTCATCCACTCCGCCCTCAAGGCCATCCCGGACGAGCTGACGGAGGCCGCGGCCCTGGACGGCTGCACCGGCTGGCGCCTGGCCTGGCACGTGAAGATCCCGCTGGTGCGGCCCGCCCTGTTGATGACCACGGTGTTCTCCATCATCGGCACCGCGCAGCTCTACAACGAGCCGGTCGTCATGAAGGCCGTCGCCCCGAACCTCTCCAGCAGTTGGACGCCGATCATGGCGGCCCAGAACGAGGTCGCGGCGAACAACTACCACGCGGCGGCGACCCGCTCGGTCCTCCTCGCGCTGGTGATCTTCGTCCTCTCGTTCGGATTCATGCGGTTCGTCAACAAGCGCGGAGCGGCACTGTGA
- a CDS encoding ArsB/NhaD family transporter, with product MNNWQAWAALAVFAAAYVLIITEWVHRVAAALGGAALMLAVRATDDESAFFSTDSGIDWNVIFLLMGMMMIVGVLKRTGLFEYLAIWSVKRARAKPFRVMAMLVVITATASALLDNVTTVLLVAPVTLLVCKRLGLKPEPFLIAEVLASNIGGIATLVGDPPNIIIASRGGLNFNDFLVHLAPLAVLLTGVLLVMCRVMFRRFFVHDEDRAAEVMALNEREAVHDHRLLAQGLTVLTLVIAGFVLHPVVHYAPSVVALLGAGLLVAISKVEVKDVLAEVEWPTLAFFAGLFVMVGALIETGVIETVSKALADATGGNPLGAVMLLLVASGILSAVVDNIPYVATMAPITADLVHTVGEPYGHVLWWALALGADLGGNATAIGASANVVVLGIAERNRTPISFWTFTRYGAPVAAVTIAVSALYLWIRYFALAA from the coding sequence GTGAACAACTGGCAAGCCTGGGCGGCCCTGGCGGTCTTCGCGGCCGCCTACGTCCTGATCATCACCGAATGGGTCCACCGGGTGGCCGCGGCCCTCGGCGGCGCCGCCCTCATGCTCGCCGTCCGCGCCACCGACGACGAGTCGGCGTTCTTCTCCACCGACTCCGGCATCGACTGGAACGTCATCTTCCTGCTCATGGGCATGATGATGATCGTCGGAGTCCTCAAACGCACCGGCCTCTTCGAGTACCTGGCCATCTGGTCCGTCAAGCGCGCCCGCGCCAAGCCCTTCCGCGTGATGGCGATGCTCGTTGTGATCACCGCCACCGCGTCCGCGCTGCTCGACAACGTCACCACCGTGCTGCTGGTCGCCCCGGTCACCCTGCTGGTCTGCAAACGTCTGGGGCTGAAGCCGGAGCCGTTCCTGATCGCCGAGGTCCTCGCCTCGAACATCGGCGGGATCGCCACCCTGGTCGGAGACCCGCCGAACATCATCATCGCCAGCCGCGGCGGCCTGAACTTCAACGACTTCCTCGTCCACCTCGCCCCCCTCGCCGTCCTGCTGACCGGCGTGCTGCTGGTGATGTGCCGGGTCATGTTCCGGCGCTTCTTCGTCCACGACGAGGACCGCGCCGCCGAGGTCATGGCCCTCAACGAACGCGAGGCCGTCCACGACCACCGCCTCCTCGCCCAGGGCCTCACCGTCCTCACCCTGGTCATCGCCGGCTTCGTCCTGCACCCCGTCGTCCACTACGCCCCGTCCGTGGTCGCCCTCCTCGGCGCCGGCCTGCTGGTCGCCATCTCCAAGGTCGAGGTCAAGGACGTCCTCGCCGAGGTCGAATGGCCCACCCTCGCGTTCTTCGCCGGACTGTTCGTCATGGTCGGCGCCCTCATCGAGACCGGCGTCATCGAGACCGTCTCCAAGGCCCTCGCCGACGCCACCGGCGGCAACCCGCTCGGCGCCGTCATGCTCCTGCTCGTCGCCTCCGGGATCCTGTCGGCGGTGGTCGACAACATCCCGTACGTCGCCACCATGGCCCCCATCACCGCCGACCTCGTCCACACCGTCGGCGAGCCCTACGGGCACGTCCTGTGGTGGGCCCTCGCACTGGGCGCCGACCTCGGCGGCAACGCCACCGCCATCGGCGCCTCCGCCAACGTCGTCGTCCTCGGCATCGCCGAGCGCAACCGCACCCCCATCAGCTTCTGGACCTTCACCCGCTACGGCGCCCCCGTCGCCGCTGTCACCATCGCCGTCTCCGCCCTCTACCTCTGGATCCGCTACTTCGCCCTCGCAGCATGA
- a CDS encoding transposase: MRRPERLDDTERKCLDELCERSPALATTSEYARRLATTVRERRSEHLALDVWLADVRLDGQPELRSLAGGIRRDHAAVLAALNTTLTSGAVEGNVTRIKLLKRQMYGQAKFDLLRRRILLSP; encoded by the coding sequence ATGCGCCGACCCGAGCGGCTCGACGACACCGAACGCAAGTGCCTCGACGAGCTGTGCGAACGCAGCCCGGCCCTGGCCACGACCAGTGAGTACGCCCGACGCCTGGCGACCACGGTCCGCGAACGCCGCAGCGAGCACCTGGCCCTGGATGTCTGGCTCGCCGACGTCCGCCTCGACGGGCAACCCGAACTACGCAGCCTGGCCGGCGGGATCCGACGCGACCATGCCGCCGTTCTCGCGGCCCTCAACACCACACTCACCTCGGGAGCAGTAGAGGGCAACGTGACCAGGATCAAGCTGCTCAAGCGCCAGATGTACGGGCAGGCCAAGTTCGACCTCCTACGCCGCCGCATCCTCCTATCACCATGA
- a CDS encoding PP2C family protein-serine/threonine phosphatase yields MTDWRRAVRTVGHSPSALPLAVMLGVAVMDAFTGSEYNLLPVYAAGPAIAAARGTIRNVVAMGAVAICLCILFAAKAGRFGALRMYVALVAIVYVTLAAVYAARSRQKTESRLLDVQEVAQTLEDVLFVPLPSAIGPVRLGASYVSASRATRVGGDLYEAAPSPHGVRLVIADVQGKGLQTVRCAAVVLAAFREAGHEREELAEVGHRIEAALDRRTDGRRFVTGILAQISPDGHLQVLNHGHPPPLLLTHDGRISFVEADEPVPPFGLSTLAGPFQATVTRWTLCAGDRLLFYTDGLSEARDSEGRFYPVSERAGPLLKEGSPQEALDRVRTDVAEFTRAPSDDDSALLLLEFTPE; encoded by the coding sequence GTGACCGATTGGCGCCGAGCGGTGAGAACGGTGGGGCACTCACCCAGTGCGCTGCCCTTGGCAGTGATGCTCGGCGTTGCGGTGATGGACGCCTTCACCGGCTCGGAGTACAACCTGCTGCCCGTGTACGCGGCAGGCCCTGCGATCGCCGCCGCGCGGGGAACCATCCGGAACGTCGTGGCGATGGGTGCCGTCGCGATCTGCCTCTGTATCCTGTTCGCGGCGAAGGCGGGCCGGTTCGGCGCCCTGCGAATGTACGTCGCGCTGGTCGCCATCGTCTACGTGACACTTGCGGCGGTGTACGCGGCAAGGTCCCGGCAGAAGACCGAAAGTCGCCTGCTGGACGTGCAGGAAGTCGCCCAGACGCTGGAAGACGTGCTCTTCGTCCCCCTTCCATCGGCGATCGGGCCGGTCCGCCTCGGAGCTTCCTACGTCTCCGCGAGCCGCGCCACCCGCGTAGGGGGAGACTTGTACGAGGCGGCACCCTCCCCGCACGGCGTGCGCCTCGTCATCGCCGACGTCCAGGGCAAAGGCCTGCAGACCGTACGCTGCGCGGCGGTGGTGCTGGCCGCGTTCCGTGAAGCCGGCCACGAACGGGAGGAACTGGCAGAGGTCGGCCACCGTATTGAAGCTGCGCTGGACCGCCGAACAGACGGCCGACGGTTCGTCACCGGTATTCTCGCCCAAATCAGCCCGGACGGACACCTCCAGGTGCTCAATCACGGTCACCCCCCGCCCCTGCTGCTCACGCACGACGGCAGGATCAGCTTCGTAGAAGCGGACGAGCCGGTCCCGCCTTTCGGTCTCTCCACCCTGGCAGGTCCCTTCCAGGCCACCGTGACGAGGTGGACCCTCTGTGCCGGAGACCGGCTCTTGTTCTACACAGACGGCCTGAGCGAGGCCCGGGACAGCGAAGGGCGGTTCTACCCCGTGAGCGAGCGAGCGGGGCCACTGCTGAAGGAAGGCAGTCCGCAAGAAGCCCTCGACCGCGTCCGAACCGACGTCGCCGAGTTCACGCGCGCCCCGTCCGATGACGACTCTGCCCTCCTCCTGCTGGAGTTCACCCCCGAGTAG
- a CDS encoding extracellular solute-binding protein, which produces MKNRAFRTVTLAVAIASLAGTAACGSGGSGGSADKASGPVKIEFWGWAPGYEKSVELFNASHPGVQVTYSKISPGSKGGYTKMLSAVKAGNAPCVGSVGFETLPTFAAAGALQDATAAAAPFAKEYGASAFAQSGVAGHTYGLPVDIAPMGLIYRKDLFAKYGINEAPRTWEEYAADAATIHAADPNAYIGYFGNDAYNFAGLAQQAGAKWFATGGEKWTVDVNDAATKKVAAFWQGLIDKKLVKVVPSFDTALYKGMGEGTILSDVNAVWDTPILADSVKQTSGNWAVAPMPVWDATKPASGNAGGTPNAVLKGCAHVKEAVEFAHWFGTDPASVTNLIKETGIYPAALTGLDNPALTEPNPFYGGQKIFDVFKASAAQVDAGFQWGPVMTKTSGALGDGLGKAGAGTTTLDAALADTQAQTLAEMKTQGMEIG; this is translated from the coding sequence ATGAAGAACCGCGCGTTCAGAACCGTCACCCTCGCCGTGGCGATCGCCTCTCTCGCCGGCACCGCCGCCTGCGGCTCCGGCGGGTCGGGCGGCTCCGCAGACAAGGCGTCCGGTCCGGTCAAGATCGAGTTCTGGGGTTGGGCCCCGGGCTACGAGAAGTCGGTGGAGTTGTTCAACGCCTCCCACCCGGGCGTCCAGGTCACGTACAGCAAGATCTCGCCCGGCTCGAAGGGCGGCTACACCAAGATGCTGAGCGCGGTGAAGGCGGGCAACGCCCCCTGTGTGGGTTCGGTCGGGTTCGAGACGCTGCCGACGTTCGCGGCGGCGGGGGCGTTGCAGGACGCGACGGCGGCGGCGGCGCCGTTCGCGAAGGAGTACGGGGCTTCGGCGTTCGCGCAGTCCGGGGTGGCGGGGCACACCTACGGCCTGCCGGTGGACATCGCCCCGATGGGCCTGATCTACCGCAAGGACCTGTTCGCCAAGTACGGCATCAACGAGGCGCCGAGGACGTGGGAGGAGTACGCCGCCGACGCCGCAACGATCCACGCCGCCGACCCGAACGCCTACATCGGCTACTTCGGCAACGACGCCTACAACTTCGCGGGCCTGGCCCAGCAGGCGGGCGCCAAGTGGTTCGCCACCGGCGGCGAGAAGTGGACCGTCGACGTGAACGACGCCGCCACGAAGAAGGTCGCCGCGTTCTGGCAGGGCCTGATCGACAAGAAGCTCGTCAAGGTCGTCCCGAGCTTCGACACCGCCCTCTACAAGGGCATGGGCGAGGGCACGATCCTCTCCGACGTCAACGCGGTGTGGGACACCCCGATCCTCGCCGACAGCGTCAAGCAGACCTCCGGCAACTGGGCGGTGGCGCCGATGCCGGTCTGGGACGCGACCAAGCCCGCCTCCGGAAACGCCGGCGGCACCCCCAACGCCGTGCTGAAGGGCTGCGCGCACGTGAAGGAGGCGGTGGAGTTCGCGCACTGGTTCGGCACCGACCCCGCCAGCGTCACCAACCTGATCAAGGAGACCGGCATCTACCCCGCCGCCCTCACCGGCCTGGACAACCCGGCGCTCACCGAGCCCAACCCCTTCTACGGCGGCCAGAAGATCTTCGACGTGTTCAAGGCGAGCGCCGCCCAGGTCGATGCCGGCTTCCAGTGGGGCCCGGTGATGACCAAGACCTCCGGCGCCCTCGGCGACGGCCTCGGCAAGGCCGGCGCCGGCACCACCACCCTGGACGCCGCCCTGGCCGACACCCAGGCCCAGACGCTGGCGGAGATGAAGACCCAGGGCATGGAAATCGGCTGA
- a CDS encoding ISL3 family transposase — MADLLFPGIGVEVEEMVLGDSEVRLAVRSVAASAVCPGCERRSSRLHCYYRRRLADRPVAGRRVRLDLRARRLVCGNDQCGRRTFAEQIPALTSRHARRTAALTAQLTDIALFLGGRAGARISGRLAMTTCRDTLLRLIRAPPVPSSGLVPRLGVDEFAIRRGRTYATVLVDMDTHRPVDVLAGRAANTFATWLRDHPEVRTICRDRAGSFRDGARTGAPQAQQVADAWHLLHNLAEAVERVVGRHRADLRESLDLGEERDEMPRSGAAGSNELDVHGRPRPLVARTRERHQQIHERIERGDSLRAIARELRLSRGTVLRFARAADVEQLLVAATHRPSVIDDYRRYLHHRWMEGCTNASALTRKIQQLGYRGDVNTVQRHLRLYRTGAIPAEAHHPT; from the coding sequence GTGGCGGACCTTCTCTTCCCGGGGATCGGTGTGGAGGTCGAGGAGATGGTTCTTGGGGATAGCGAGGTTCGTCTCGCCGTGCGGTCGGTGGCGGCATCGGCCGTCTGCCCGGGGTGCGAGCGGAGATCATCGCGGCTGCACTGCTACTACCGGCGGCGTCTTGCGGACCGTCCGGTCGCGGGGAGGCGGGTTCGGCTGGACCTGAGGGCGCGTCGTCTCGTGTGCGGCAACGACCAGTGCGGCCGGCGGACGTTCGCCGAGCAGATCCCCGCTTTGACGTCCCGCCACGCGCGTCGCACGGCCGCGCTCACGGCTCAGCTCACCGACATTGCCCTGTTCTTGGGCGGCCGGGCCGGAGCCCGGATCTCCGGGCGTCTGGCCATGACCACGTGCCGGGACACCCTGCTCCGTCTCATCCGGGCGCCACCCGTCCCGTCGTCTGGCCTCGTCCCGCGTCTGGGGGTGGACGAGTTCGCCATCCGGCGCGGTCGCACCTACGCGACGGTCCTCGTGGACATGGACACCCACCGGCCGGTCGACGTCCTCGCCGGTCGTGCCGCGAACACCTTCGCCACCTGGCTGCGCGACCACCCCGAAGTGCGGACGATCTGCCGCGACCGCGCCGGGTCCTTTCGCGACGGTGCCCGCACGGGTGCGCCGCAGGCGCAACAGGTCGCCGATGCCTGGCACCTGCTGCACAACCTCGCCGAGGCCGTCGAGCGCGTCGTCGGCCGCCATCGCGCTGACCTGCGCGAATCCCTCGACCTCGGAGAAGAGCGGGATGAGATGCCCCGTTCCGGAGCTGCCGGCTCGAACGAGCTGGACGTCCACGGCCGGCCGCGTCCCCTGGTCGCCCGCACGCGCGAGCGTCACCAGCAGATCCACGAACGGATCGAGCGCGGCGACAGCCTGCGGGCCATCGCCCGTGAGCTCCGCCTCAGTCGCGGCACCGTCCTGCGTTTCGCCCGAGCCGCCGACGTGGAGCAACTCCTCGTCGCGGCGACCCATCGCCCCAGCGTGATCGACGACTACCGGCGCTACCTGCACCACCGGTGGATGGAGGGCTGCACCAACGCCTCCGCACTCACCCGCAAGATCCAGCAACTGGGCTACCGCGGGGACGTCAACACTGTTCAGCGTCATCTGCGGCTCTACCGAACCGGAGCGATCCCGGCGGAGGCCCACCACCCCACCTGA
- a CDS encoding DUF5107 domain-containing protein: MSELRLTTLTLPTAAVGPVNPLPPLFGGADLHQVEDTSQADEEMRHNIGYGRVPSVMPYLMQDGYTRERAPAEHPVAVLENATLRATFLLGAGGRLWSLIHKPTGRELLFRNPVFQPANLALRGAWLAGGVEWNIATIGHTPTTCEPLHTARLTRPDGTPVLRMWEYERIRGVVYQIDAHLPDDSQVLLVHIRITNPRDTTVPMYWWSNIAVPEAPDVRVLAPADAAWQFSYDRRIHHIDLPAPHGTDLTRTTRSRDAADYFFDIPDHRRHWITALDASGRGLVQTSTRRLRGRKLFLWGQGEGGRHWQEWLSEPGHAYLEIQAGLARTQLEHLPMPAGAQWSWTEAYGLLEADPDAVHSTDWTTAREAAQHSLDQLLPQSALDAELQAATHWIDQQPDEILHTGSGWGALEHHRRTKTGEAPLSTPGAPFPDTTLGPEQAPWLELLHHGRITADPGRAPASHQSDPAWGDLLRAADGWLAQLHLGTLHAHTGDHQAARKAWQHSLELHPTPWAWRNLATLAAHTGDPDEAAHAYRQALQLAPTLLPLVLESAGLLLRAGHPHEVLEHLETLDTTQRATGRVRWTEARAALDTGDTDRCGRLLHEGIEVADIREGENSLHELWFAHQRATSDITPGLPLPRAYDFRMLTADATS, encoded by the coding sequence ATGAGTGAGCTGCGGCTGACCACCCTGACCCTGCCGACCGCCGCGGTCGGCCCGGTCAACCCCCTCCCGCCGCTGTTCGGCGGCGCCGACCTGCACCAGGTCGAGGACACCTCGCAGGCCGACGAGGAGATGCGCCACAACATCGGCTACGGCCGCGTCCCCTCCGTCATGCCCTACCTGATGCAGGACGGCTACACCCGCGAACGCGCACCCGCCGAGCACCCGGTGGCGGTGCTGGAGAACGCCACGCTGCGGGCCACCTTCCTGCTCGGCGCCGGCGGCCGCCTCTGGTCCCTGATCCACAAACCCACCGGACGCGAACTCCTCTTCCGCAACCCCGTCTTCCAACCCGCCAACCTCGCCCTGCGCGGCGCCTGGCTGGCCGGCGGCGTCGAATGGAACATCGCCACCATCGGCCACACCCCCACCACCTGCGAACCCCTGCACACCGCCCGCCTCACCCGCCCCGACGGCACCCCCGTCCTACGGATGTGGGAGTACGAACGCATCCGCGGCGTCGTCTACCAGATCGACGCCCACCTGCCCGACGACTCCCAGGTCCTGCTCGTCCACATCCGCATCACCAACCCCCGCGACACCACCGTCCCCATGTACTGGTGGTCCAACATCGCCGTCCCCGAAGCCCCCGACGTGCGCGTGCTGGCACCCGCCGACGCCGCCTGGCAGTTCTCCTACGACCGCCGCATCCACCACATCGACCTGCCCGCCCCCCACGGCACCGACCTCACCCGCACCACCCGCTCCCGCGACGCCGCCGACTACTTCTTCGACATCCCCGACCACCGACGCCACTGGATCACCGCCCTCGACGCGAGCGGCCGCGGCCTGGTCCAAACCTCCACCCGCCGCCTGCGCGGCCGCAAACTCTTCCTCTGGGGACAGGGCGAAGGCGGCCGCCACTGGCAGGAATGGCTCTCCGAACCCGGCCACGCCTACCTCGAGATCCAGGCCGGCCTCGCCCGCACCCAACTCGAACACCTCCCCATGCCCGCCGGCGCCCAATGGTCCTGGACCGAGGCCTACGGCCTCCTGGAAGCCGACCCCGACGCCGTCCACAGCACCGACTGGACCACCGCCCGGGAAGCCGCGCAGCACAGCCTGGACCAGCTCCTCCCACAGAGCGCACTGGACGCCGAACTCCAAGCCGCCACCCACTGGATCGACCAACAACCCGACGAGATCCTCCACACCGGCTCCGGCTGGGGCGCCCTCGAACACCACCGCCGCACCAAAACCGGCGAAGCCCCCCTCAGCACCCCCGGCGCACCCTTCCCCGACACCACCCTCGGCCCCGAACAGGCCCCCTGGCTCGAACTCCTCCACCACGGACGCATCACCGCCGACCCCGGCCGGGCACCCGCCTCCCACCAGAGCGACCCCGCCTGGGGGGACCTGCTCCGCGCCGCCGACGGCTGGCTCGCCCAACTCCACCTCGGCACCCTCCACGCCCACACCGGCGACCACCAAGCCGCCCGCAAAGCCTGGCAACACTCCCTCGAACTGCACCCCACCCCCTGGGCCTGGCGCAACCTCGCCACCCTCGCCGCCCACACCGGCGACCCCGACGAGGCCGCCCACGCCTACCGCCAAGCACTCCAACTCGCCCCCACCCTGCTCCCCCTCGTCCTGGAGAGCGCCGGCCTCCTGCTCCGGGCCGGCCACCCCCACGAGGTACTGGAGCACCTCGAAACACTCGACACCACCCAACGCGCAACCGGCCGGGTCCGCTGGACCGAGGCCCGCGCCGCCCTCGACACCGGCGACACCGACCGCTGCGGACGCCTCCTCCACGAAGGCATCGAAGTCGCCGACATCCGCGAAGGCGAGAACTCCCTCCACGAACTCTGGTTCGCCCACCAACGCGCGACCAGCGACATCACACCCGGCCTCCCACTCCCGCGCGCCTACGACTTCCGGATGCTCACCGCGGACGCGACCAGCTGA
- a CDS encoding carbohydrate ABC transporter permease translates to MKQSSAGPARAGATRAAGRIGVLAVLVLAALYSLLPVWWLVVSATKSSSDLFSSNGFWFAGRIEIVRNVSTLLGVQDGIYGRWLLNSLLYAVGGALAATLLSAMAGYVLAKYTFRGREAVFNTVLGAILIPAPLFALPLYLMFSATHIVNTFWAVFIPSIVSPFGVYLSRIYAAAAVPDELLEAGRIDGAGEFRIFRSIALRVLQPSLVTIFLFQFVTIWTNYLLPSLMLANDRLQPVTVGLVAWKEQRGQTVPYNLIITGALLSVIPIVVMFLLLQRYWKAGLTSGSVK, encoded by the coding sequence GTGAAGCAGTCGTCCGCCGGCCCGGCGCGGGCCGGCGCCACCCGTGCGGCCGGCCGGATCGGGGTGCTCGCCGTCCTGGTGCTCGCCGCGCTCTACTCCCTGCTGCCGGTGTGGTGGCTGGTCGTCTCCGCCACCAAGAGCAGCAGCGACCTGTTCTCCAGCAACGGGTTCTGGTTCGCCGGCCGGATCGAGATCGTGCGGAACGTCTCCACCCTGCTCGGCGTCCAGGACGGCATCTACGGACGCTGGCTGCTGAACAGCCTCCTCTACGCGGTCGGCGGCGCCCTCGCCGCGACGCTGCTCTCCGCGATGGCGGGCTACGTGCTGGCGAAGTACACCTTCCGCGGGCGTGAGGCGGTGTTCAACACCGTGCTCGGCGCGATCCTCATCCCCGCGCCGCTGTTCGCGCTGCCGCTCTACCTGATGTTCTCCGCCACCCACATCGTGAACACCTTCTGGGCGGTGTTCATCCCCAGCATCGTCAGCCCCTTCGGCGTCTACCTCTCCCGCATCTACGCCGCAGCCGCCGTCCCCGACGAACTGCTGGAGGCCGGACGCATCGACGGCGCCGGCGAGTTCAGGATCTTCCGCTCCATCGCCCTGCGGGTCCTGCAGCCCTCACTCGTCACGATCTTCCTGTTCCAGTTCGTGACCATCTGGACCAACTACCTGCTGCCCTCCCTGATGCTCGCCAACGACCGGCTGCAGCCGGTCACGGTCGGCCTGGTCGCCTGGAAGGAACAACGCGGCCAGACCGTCCCCTACAACCTCATCATCACCGGCGCCCTGCTCTCCGTGATCCCCATCGTGGTGATGTTCCTCCTGCTGCAGCGCTACTGGAAGGCCGGACTCACCTCCGGCAGCGTCAAGTAG